The following proteins are encoded in a genomic region of Brachypodium distachyon strain Bd21 chromosome 1, Brachypodium_distachyon_v3.0, whole genome shotgun sequence:
- the LOC100822927 gene encoding beta-glucosidase 6 → MGIKRPGRCNCATAAELLALLLIILGASSLTGCIAASGGAGLTRGSFPKGFVFGTASAAYQYEGAVKADGRGQTIWDTFAHTFGKITDFSNADVAVDQYHRFEEDIQLMADMGMDAYRFSIAWARILPNGVGQVNQAGIDHYNKLINALLAKGIQPYVTLYHWDLPQALEDKYNGWLNRQIVDDFAGYAETCFAAFGDRVKHWITVNEPHTVSVQGYDAGLQAPGRCSVLLHLYCKSGNSGTEPYIVAHNFILAHATVSRIYRNKYRATQKGQLGMAFDVMWYEPMTSRAVDVEAAKRAQEFQLGWFADPFFFGDYPETMRKRVGERLPRFTPEEAELVKGALDFVGINHYTTYYTRQNDTNIIGKLFNDTLADTGTISLPFRNGKAIGDRANSIWLYIVPRGMRSLMNYVKDRYNSPPVYITENGMDDGNSPFISLKDALKDSKRIKYHNDYLTNLAASIKEDGCDVRGYFAWSLLDNWEWAAGYSSRFGLYFVDYNDNLKRYPKNSVQWFKSLLSSS, encoded by the exons GTTGGCGCTTCTTCTTATCATCCTCGGCGCGTCGTCTCTGACGGGATGCATTGCGGCGAGCGGAGGAGCAGGGCTCACCAGGGGCAGCTTCCCCAAGGGATTCGTCTTcggcaccgcctccgccgcgtaCCAG tACGAGGGGGCGGTGAAGGCGGACGGGCGAGGGCAGACCATCTGGGACACCTTCGCGCACACCTTTG GAAAGATCACTGACTTCAGCAATGCCGATGTTGCCGTCGACCAGTACCACCGTTTTGAG GAGGACATACAGCTGATGGCAGACATGGGGATGGACGCGTATCGGTTCTCCATTGCGTGGGCAAGGATTCTCCCAA ATGGTGTTGGTCAAGTGAACCAGGCCGGCATCGACCACTACAACAAACTGATCAATGCACTGCTAGCTAAAG GAATCCAGCCATATGTGACCCTGTACCACTGGGACCTGCCCCAGGCCCTGGAAGACAAGTACAACGGCTGGCTTAACAGGCAGATAGT AGACGACTTCGCGGGTTACGCGGAGACGTGCTTCGCGGCGTTCGGGGACCGGGTGAAGCACTGGATCACGGTGAACGAGCCGCACACGGTGTCCGTGCAGGGCTACGACGCCGGGCTGCAGGCGCCCGGCCGCTGCTCCGTGCTGCTCCACCTCTACTGCAAGTCGGGCAACTCCGGCACCGAGCCCTACATCGTCGCCCACAACTTCATCCTCGCCCACGCCACCGTCTCCAGAATCTACCGGAACAAGTACAGGGCGACGCAGAAGGGGCAGCTGGGGATGGCGTTCGACGTGATGTGGTACGAGCCGATGACGAGCAGAGCCGTGGACGTGGAGGCGGCCAAGAGGGCGCAGGAGTTCCAGCTCGGGTGGTTCGCGGATCCTTTCTTCTTCGGGGACTACCCGGAGACGATGCGGAAGCGGGTCGGGGAACGGCTGCCGCGGTTCacgccggaggaggcggagctcgTCAAGGGCGCGCTGGACTTCGTGGGGATCAACCATTACACTACGTATTATACCAGGCAGAATGATACCAACATCATTGGGAAGCTGTTCAATGACACCCTCGCAGACACCGGGACCATCAGCCTGC CGTTCAGGAACGGGAAAGCGATTGGGGACAGGGCGAATTCGATATGGCTGTACATCGTGCCCAGAGGGATGAGGAGCCTGATGAACTACGTCAAGGACAGGTACAACAGCCCGCCAGTCTACATCACTGAAAATG GGATGGATGACGGCAACAGCCCCTTCATTTCCCTCAAGGACGCCCTCAAGGACAGCAAGAGGATCAAATACCACAACGACTACCTCACCAACCTAGCTGCTTCCATCAA GGAGGACGGGTGCGACGTGCGCGGGTACTTCGCGTGGTCTCTGCTGGACAACTGGGAGTGGGCGGCCGGATACTCGTCAAGGTTCGGGCTCTACTTCGTGGACTACAATGACAATCTCAAGAGATACCCCAAGAACTCCGTGCAGTGGTTCAAGAGCCTCCTCAGTTCGAGTTGA